TCGTGTCGCCGAGGACGAGGCCGCGGAAGGCTCCCCAGAGGATGAGCGCGAAGACGCCGGTGACGAAGACGTACGTCGGGATCGCGAAGAGGCGGCCGGACTCCTTGACGCCCCGGAGGTTCATCAGCGTGAGCAGCACGATGATCGCGACGGCGGACGCCGTCTTGTGCTCGACGACGAACGGGATGGCGGAGCCGAGGTTCTCCACGCCGGAGGAGATCGACACGGCGACGGTGAGCACGTAGTCCACCAGCAGCGCGCTGGCGACGCCGAGCCCGGCGCGCGGGCCGAGGTTGGTCTGGGCTACCTCGTAGTCGCCGCCGCCGCTCGGATAGGCGTGGACGTTCTGCCGGTACGACGCGACGACCGTGAACATCAGGATCACGACGGCGGCCGCGATCCAGGGGCTGAACGCGTACGCCGAGGCACCCGCGATGGACAGGACCAGCAGGACTTCGCCAGGCGCGTACGCCACGGAGGAGAGCGGGTCGGAGGCGAAGACGGGGAGCGCGATGCGTTTGGGGAGGAGGGTCTCCCCCAGCCTGTCGCTGCGCAGGGCCCGGCCGATCAGAATGCGTTTCGGCACGTCGGTCAGTTTGGACACGCAGAGGATCGTAAGCGGTCCAATCGGGCCGAAGGCGTCTGCGGGTGGCGCGTTTACGCATGCTTGACGCGCGACCGGCTGCCGGACACGGATGCGGCCTACTGACTGGTCGGGGCATAAGCTCGTCCGGTACAGCACCGCACGCAGGCTGAGAGAGAAGAGTGAGCAGGGTGTTTTCGCGGGTCGGCAGGGTGACCAGGAGTGCGGGGTAGGCGGACGTGCATATCGTGATCATGGGCTGCGGCCGTGTCGGCGCCGAACTGGCGCAGACCCTGGAGCGGCAGGGTCACACGGTGGCCGTTGTGGACCAGGACCCCACGGCCTTCCGGCGCCTCGGTTCCGGCTTCGGTGGCCGGCGGGTCACCGGCGTGGGCTTCGACCAGGACACCCTTCGCGAGGCGGGCATCGAGGAGGCCGGGGCGTTCGCCGCGGTCAGCAGCGGTGACAACTCCAACATCATCGCGGCACGGGTGGCGCGCGAGATGTTCGGCGTCGAGAACGTCGCCGCCCGCATCTACGACCCCCGGCGCGCCGAGGTGTACCAGCGGCTGGGCATCCCCACGGTGGCCACGGTGCGGTGGACCGCCGACCAAATGCTGCGGCGGCTGCTGCCGTCCGGCGCCGAGGAGCTGTGGCGGGACCCGAGCGGCGGTGTGCAGCTCGCGGAGGTGCACATCTCCCCCGCGTGGATCGGCCACAAGGTGAGCCGGATCCAGGAGATGACGGGCGTCCGCGTGGCGTTTCTCACCCGCCTGGGCGAGGCGATCCTGCCCACGTCGCAGACGGTCCTCCAGGACGGCGACCTGGTGCACGTGATGATGCGTACGGACGAGGTCGAGCAGGTCGAGGCGGCGTTCGCCCACGGCCCCGAGGGGAGCGGTCACTGATGCGGGTCGCCATCGCCGGCGCGGGCGCGGTGGGTCGTTCCATCGCGGGCGAGCTGCTGGAGAACGGGCACGAGGTGCTGCTCATCGACAAGGCGCCGACCGCCATCTCGGTGGAGCGGGTGCCGCAGGCGGAGTGGCTGCTGGCCGACGCCTGTGAGATCACGTCCCTGGACGAGGCGGCGTTGCAGCGGTGCCACGTGGTGATCGCGGCAACGGGTGACGACAAGGTGAACCTCGTCGTGTCGCTGCTCGCGAAGACGGAGTACGGGGTGCCCCGGGTCGTCGCGCGGGTCAACAACCCGAAGAACGAGTGGCTGTTCACCGAGGCGTGGGGCGTGGACGTCGCCGTCTCGACGCCGCGCCTGATGTCGGCGCTGGTGGAGGAGGCGGTGAGCGTCGGCGACCTGGTCCGGCTGCTGCGTTTCAGCCACGGCGACGCGAACCTGGTGGAGCTGACCCTGCCGCCGGAGTCGGCGGTCGCGGGGACGCGCGTCGGGGACGTGGAGTGGCCCGAGGACACCTCGCTGGTCACGATCATCCGGGGTTCCAGGGTGCTCACGCCGAGCCCGGACGAGACGCTGGAGGCCGGCGACGAGCTGCTGTTCGTGGCCGCGCAGGCGCGCGAGGAGCAGCTGGAGAACCTGCTGTCGGTCCGCCACGAGGACGCCGCGTCGGACTGAGGCGGGAGGACGCGGCCGCATGGAGGTGTCCGGGTGCGTACGAGGCCGTGCGGACGTGTCCGGGTGCGGTACCGCTCCTGCGGACGCGTTCGCGTGCGTACCGAGTGCCGCTGGAGGCCGTACGAGGGCCGGGGACCGATCGTGGTCCCCGGCCCTTCGTCGTACGGGCCCGGGCTCGGGATCCGGCGTCCGCACCCGGCGGCCTCCGGCCGAGGGGCGGGCCGCTCGTGTGCCCCGGGCTCAGGCGTTGGCCTGGCGCTCCTTCTCGGCGCGCTCGGCCTCCTCCATCTCCGCGAACACGTCGATCGGCGGCGGCGCCTTCGCGAGGAACACCCACGTCAGGTACACGGCGAGCAGGAACGGCGGGATCTTCAGGGCGACGAGCACCCAGCCGAGCTGGGTCGTGTCGGCCCACCAGTACAGCGGGAAGAGGATCGCGCACTTGCCGAGCAGGATGAAGCCCCACGCGTAGCTGGCCTTGGCGTACGCCTTCTTGCGGCCCGGGT
This genomic window from Streptomyces thermolilacinus SPC6 contains:
- a CDS encoding potassium channel family protein; the encoded protein is MRVAIAGAGAVGRSIAGELLENGHEVLLIDKAPTAISVERVPQAEWLLADACEITSLDEAALQRCHVVIAATGDDKVNLVVSLLAKTEYGVPRVVARVNNPKNEWLFTEAWGVDVAVSTPRLMSALVEEAVSVGDLVRLLRFSHGDANLVELTLPPESAVAGTRVGDVEWPEDTSLVTIIRGSRVLTPSPDETLEAGDELLFVAAQAREEQLENLLSVRHEDAASD
- a CDS encoding potassium channel family protein; translated protein: MHIVIMGCGRVGAELAQTLERQGHTVAVVDQDPTAFRRLGSGFGGRRVTGVGFDQDTLREAGIEEAGAFAAVSSGDNSNIIAARVAREMFGVENVAARIYDPRRAEVYQRLGIPTVATVRWTADQMLRRLLPSGAEELWRDPSGGVQLAEVHISPAWIGHKVSRIQEMTGVRVAFLTRLGEAILPTSQTVLQDGDLVHVMMRTDEVEQVEAAFAHGPEGSGH